In Oryza brachyantha chromosome 1, ObraRS2, whole genome shotgun sequence, the following are encoded in one genomic region:
- the LOC121053241 gene encoding phospholipase A1 EG1, chloroplastic/mitochondrial-like — translation RGAERKAVATVAGMWRQVQGCGDWEGMLSPAPHPVLREEVARYGELVDACYKAFDLDPASRRYLNCKYGRERMLEQVGMAEAGYEVSRYIYAAADVNVPTMEPSTSGRGRWIGYVAVSTDEMTRRLGRRDVLVSFRGTVTPAEWMANLMSSLEPARLDPCDPRPDVKVESGFLSLYTSADKTCRFGGAGSCREQLLREVSRLIDTCSKANPGEDISVTLAGHSMGSALALLFAYDLTELGLNRDAATGRAAPVTVFSFGGPRVGNAAFKARCDELGVKALRVTNVHDPITKLPGIFLNEATTGVLRPWRHSCYTHVGVELPLDFFKVADPASVHDLGTYISLLRNGDKKPHAAAAAAATARDRDAAAGVLAKVMDFVGRRRAGALPWHDAAMIQMGGLVQTLGLI, via the coding sequence cgaggggcggagaggaaggcggtggcgacggtAGCGGGGATGTGGAGGCAGGTGCAGGGGTGCGGCGACTGGGAGGGGATgctctcgccggcgccgcaccCGGTGCtgagggaggaggtggcgcggtaCGGCGAGCTGGTGGACGCGTGCTACAAGGCGTTCGACCTTGACCCGGCGTCGCGGCGGTATCTGAACTGCAAGTACGGGAGGGAGCGGATGCTGGAGCAGGTGGGCATGGCCGAGGCCGGCTACGAGGTCTCGAGGTACATCTACGCGGCGGCCGACGTGAACGTGCCGACCATGGAGCCGTCGACGAGCGGCCGGGGGCGGTGGATCGGCTACGTCGCGGTGTCCACCGACGAGATgacgcggcggctcgggcggcgCGACGTGCTCGTCTCGTTCCGCGGCACTGTCACGCCCGCCGAGTGGATGGCGAACCTCATGAGCTCGCTGGAGCCGGCGCGCCTCGACCCGTGCGATCCGCGCCCCGACGTGAAGGTCGAGTCCGGGTTCCTCAGCCTCTACACCTCCGCCGACAAGACATGCCgcttcggcggcgccgggagcTGCCGGGAGCAGCTCCTCCGGGAGGTGTCCCGCCTGATCGACACCTGCTCCAAGGCCAACCCCGGCGAGGACATCAGCGTCACGCTCGCCGGCCACAGCATGGGCAGCGCGCTCGCGCTGCTCTTCGCGTACGACCTCACCGAGCTGGGCCTCAACCGggacgccgccaccggccgcgCAGCCCCCGTCACCGTCTTCTCCTTCGGCGGGCCGCGGGTCGGCAACGCCGCCTTCAAGGCGCGCTGCGACGAGCTCGGCGTCAAGGCGCTCCGCGTCACCAACGTCCACGACCCGATCACCAAGCTCCCGGGCATCTTCCTCAACGAGGCCACCACCGGCGTGCTCCGCCCGTGGCGCCACTCCTGCTACACCCACGTCGGCGTCGAGCTCCCCCTCGACTTCTTCAAGGTCGCCGACCCGGCATCCGTCCACGACCTCGGCACCTacatctccctcctccgcaaCGGCGACAAGAAGccacacgccgccgccgccgccgccgccaccgcccgggACCGGGACGCCGCAGCCGGCGTGCTCGCCAAGGTGATGGACTTCgtgggccggcggcgcgccggcgcaTTGCCGTGGCACGACGCGGCCATGATACAAATGGGCGGCTTGGTGCAGACACTTGGGCTAATCTGA
- the LOC102712592 gene encoding phospholipase A1 EG1, chloroplastic/mitochondrial-like codes for MAFTSTSLELPCTMLPATATTRRHARLGTVRCTAAAATASAVATSLSPAAERSAWAPVTRTSTSRAAPASTSGSVVARVWRKIQGSGDWDGMLEPLHPLLRGEVARYGELVGACYAALEEDPSSARYMNCKYGKRRMLEDAGVAGAPGYEVTRYIYSSSDAAVPGVEASTSGRASWVGYVAVSTDETTRRLGRRDVLVSLRGTITPAEWMANLKSSLVPAHLGPRGDDEDDVKVESGFLSVYTSADETCRFGCADSCRDQLLREVSRLVTSHSGEDVSVTLAGHSMGGALALLLAYDLAGQGLNRAAPVTVFSYGGPRVGNAAFKARCDELGIKVLRVANARDPVTKVPGVFLNEATTRSGPLAAMSGACYTHVGQELALDFINLSDLGSVHDLGSYVACLKEEAADCGEVATTTNADAGVLAMAMELVGGRQWQWKDAAMAVGGLVQSTGLI; via the coding sequence ATGGCGTTCACGTCGACGTCGCTCGAGCTGCCATGCACCATGCTGCCGGCCACGGCCACCACCCGCCGCCACGCGAGGCTGGGAACCGTCCGCtgcacggcggccgcggccacggCGAGCGCAGTCGCCACGTCGTTGTCGCCAGCGGCTGAGCGGTCGGCGTGGGCGCCGGTGACGAGGACGAGCACCtcgcgggcggcgccggcgtcgacgtcgggcTCTGTCGTCGCGCGGGTGTGGAGGAAGATACAGGGCTCCGGCGACTGGGATGGCATGCTCGAGCCGCTGCACCCGCTGCTCcgcggcgaggtggcgcgGTACGGGGAGCTCGTCGGCGCGTGCTACGCGGCGTTGGAGGAGGACCCCTCGTCTGCGAGGTACATGAACTGCAAGTACGGCAAGCGCCGGATGCTGGAGGACGCCGGCGTGGCTGGGGCGCCGGGGTACGAGGTGACGAGGTACATCTACTCGTCTTCCGACGCCGCTGTGCCGGGCGTGGAGGCGTCGACCAGCGGCCGAGCCAGCTGGGTCGGGTACGTCGCAGTGTCCACCGACGAGACgacgcggcggctcgggcggcgCGACGTGCTCGTCTCGTTGCGCGGCACCATCACGCCCGCCGAGTGGATGGCCAACCTCAAGAGCTCGCTCGTGCCGGCGCACCTCGGcccgcgcggcgacgacgaggacgacgtgAAGGTCGAGTCGGGATTCCTCAGCGTCTACACCTCCGCCGACGAGACGTGCCGCTTCGGCTGCGCCGACAGCTGCCGCGACCAGCTCCTCCGCGAGGTCTCCCGCCTCGTCACCTCCCACTCCGGCGAGGACGTCAGCGTCACGCTCGCCGGCCACAGCATGGGTGGCGCACTCGCGCTGCTCCTGGCGTACGACCTCGCCGGGCAGGGCCTCAACCGCGCCGCCCCGGTCACCGTCTTCTCCTACGGCGGGCCGCGGGTCGGCAACGCCGCCTTCAAGGCACGGTGCGACGAGCTCGGCATCAAGGTTCTCCGCGTCGCCAACGCCCGGGACCCGGTCACCAAGGTCCCGGGCGTCTTCCTCAACGAAGCCACGACGAGGTCAGGGCCGCTCGCCGCCATGAGCGGCGCGTGCTACACCCACGTCGGCCAGGAGCTCGCCCTCGACTTCATCAATCTGAGCGACCTTGGCAGCGTGCATGACCTCGGATCCTACGTCGCGTGTCTCAAAGAAGAGGCGGCAGACTGCGGCGAggtggccaccaccaccaatgCGGACGCCGGCGTTCTCGCCATGGCGATGGAGCTCGTCGGCGGGAGGCAGTGGCAGTGGAAGGACGCCGCCATGGCGGTAGGCGGGTTGGTGCAGTCTACTGGCTTGATATGA